Proteins from a genomic interval of Rhodothermus marinus:
- a CDS encoding nicotinate phosphoribosyltransferase, with amino-acid sequence MHWVTDENAALFTDLYELTMLQAYYREGLDTAVATFDLFVRQTPGRNYLLACGLDTVLHYLETLHFTQEALDYLASLGRFEPDFLNYLARFRFTGDVYAVPEGTPVFAGEPLLQVVAPIGQAQLIETFVLNQITFQTGIASKASRVVQAAQGRLVADFGARRMHGADAALKAVRAYYIAGIQATSLVLGGQMFGVPVTGTMAHSYVEAHPTEEDAFRAFAGLYPGTTLLVDTYDTLEGVRKVIALCKEQGDRFQVGAIRIDSGDLAALAKEARRMLDEAGLTHIKIFASGSLDEYRIAELLAQGAPIDGFGVGTRMGTISDRPYLDSAYKLSEFEGEGRMKLSLEKANLPGRKQVFRFYDEDGRATHDVIACHDEHLEGGEPLLRCVMRGGRRTEAGRDTLEAARERARRGLARLPERLLSLEEADPPYPVHISERLQALGEAVRHRLMQQET; translated from the coding sequence ATGCACTGGGTAACCGACGAAAACGCCGCACTGTTTACCGATCTGTACGAGCTGACCATGCTCCAGGCCTACTACCGGGAAGGCCTGGACACGGCTGTAGCGACGTTTGACCTGTTCGTGCGCCAGACGCCCGGCCGCAACTATCTGCTGGCCTGCGGCCTCGATACGGTGCTCCACTACCTGGAGACGCTGCACTTCACGCAGGAAGCGCTCGACTACCTGGCCTCGCTGGGGCGCTTCGAACCGGACTTTCTGAATTACCTGGCACGCTTTCGCTTCACGGGCGACGTGTACGCCGTACCCGAGGGGACGCCGGTCTTTGCCGGGGAACCGCTGCTCCAGGTGGTGGCGCCCATCGGACAGGCCCAGCTCATCGAAACCTTCGTGCTCAACCAGATCACCTTCCAGACGGGCATTGCCTCGAAAGCCAGTCGGGTGGTACAGGCGGCTCAGGGGCGGCTCGTGGCCGACTTCGGTGCCCGCCGCATGCACGGCGCCGACGCTGCGCTGAAGGCGGTCCGCGCCTATTACATCGCCGGGATTCAGGCGACCTCGCTGGTGCTGGGCGGCCAGATGTTCGGAGTGCCCGTCACCGGCACCATGGCGCACAGCTACGTCGAAGCCCACCCCACGGAAGAGGACGCCTTCCGGGCATTCGCCGGCCTTTACCCCGGCACGACGCTGCTGGTGGATACCTACGACACGCTGGAAGGCGTCCGGAAGGTCATTGCCCTCTGCAAAGAACAGGGCGACCGGTTTCAGGTAGGGGCGATCCGGATCGATTCGGGCGACCTGGCCGCGCTGGCGAAGGAAGCCCGACGCATGCTGGACGAGGCCGGCCTGACGCACATCAAGATCTTCGCCAGCGGCAGCCTCGACGAATACCGCATTGCCGAGCTGCTGGCCCAGGGTGCGCCCATCGACGGCTTCGGAGTGGGCACGCGCATGGGCACCATCAGCGACCGCCCCTACCTCGACAGCGCCTACAAGCTCAGTGAGTTCGAGGGCGAGGGACGCATGAAGCTGTCGCTGGAAAAGGCCAACCTGCCCGGACGCAAACAGGTCTTTCGGTTCTACGACGAGGACGGACGCGCTACCCACGACGTGATCGCCTGCCACGACGAACACTTGGAGGGTGGTGAGCCGCTGCTGCGCTGCGTGATGCGTGGTGGCCGGCGCACCGAAGCCGGTCGCGATACGCTGGAGGCGGCCCGCGAGCGCGCCCGCCGGGGCCTGGCCCGCCTGCCTGAACGGTTGCTTTCGCTCGAAGAAGCCGATCCGCCCTACCCGGTGCACATCAGCGAACGGCTGCAGGCGCTGGGCGAGGCCGTCCGCCACCGACTGATGCAGCAGGAAACCTGA
- a CDS encoding T9SS type A sorting domain-containing protein: MPPEPEDFPMYRILAGLVLLFCVPAFAQQLQPFSPRPEPDSYILHVTDRLNRRPEVRQALEDFHRRKALGLLPATPTIQAPPQVGDRQPFKVYNFETETTESREFELRVIEDRFYLWVEVASLDSGWVTDEKLEALRAALADATPAGSINPNQGIIANDEDVFGNPPDVDGDGKTDVLLVDIRDGWDPKSSGGFVAGFVYGGDLSPLGNGNRRDILYLDTNPSLSTNRPIESLLSTAAHEYQHLIHFNYDLDEESFVNEGLSEWAEVMNGYGRRAMSYLSDVSHYNVPIFRWSEDNVNVLDDYERAGLFTTYLEDRIGWEAVGAITRDPQSGFFTYQNALSSRGLSFYPVLLDFHTANFLNNRSVNPAYGYSRTDFQNLGAAPSVVYNGRIATQTPDTTITVAAGGVQYLVWQHVRDLQVTLSGPTLVIRALKYPEGGGIVAEDLDPGTSPFTFTGAYEQVVLIVTRTSTSGSSQVTYSATWSSDQTFTSQIAQFDNGQALEFILSGGLELLTRFDNPQPGYTLLGRVYLPLYFYSQFSNGPPATEPRDFTLTVRAAQPDGTPGDVLFETTMDDPRGYQGVTSNTLQFAEIDLFPYAAQIGDLPEVLFIGYRDAGTDTNSIVLATSSYTPENRSFIGPTQQGWRALWDVTLTNGTSLNGRIIPIRVEFLVGSEPVPSEPVAELPRELALEPPYPNPFRTTALLRYHLPETGPVRLRVFDLLGREVARLVDGPQPAGTHTVRLDASGWASGLYLCVLEAGGRRSVQRLQVVR, from the coding sequence ATGCCACCAGAACCCGAAGATTTTCCCATGTACCGGATCCTTGCAGGGCTTGTGCTGCTTTTCTGCGTCCCCGCCTTCGCCCAGCAGCTGCAGCCCTTTTCGCCCCGACCCGAGCCGGACAGCTACATCCTGCACGTGACCGACCGGCTCAACCGCCGGCCGGAAGTCCGTCAGGCGCTGGAAGATTTTCACCGGCGCAAGGCGCTGGGCCTGCTGCCGGCGACCCCGACCATCCAGGCACCCCCGCAGGTAGGCGATCGCCAGCCGTTCAAAGTGTACAACTTTGAAACCGAAACGACCGAATCCCGCGAGTTCGAGCTGCGCGTCATTGAAGACCGCTTCTACCTGTGGGTCGAAGTGGCCTCGCTCGACAGCGGCTGGGTGACCGACGAGAAGCTGGAGGCGCTGCGGGCGGCGCTGGCCGACGCCACCCCGGCCGGCTCCATCAATCCCAACCAGGGCATCATCGCCAACGACGAAGACGTTTTCGGCAACCCGCCCGATGTGGATGGCGACGGAAAAACTGACGTGCTGCTGGTGGACATTCGTGACGGCTGGGATCCCAAAAGTAGCGGCGGCTTCGTGGCCGGCTTTGTGTACGGAGGCGACCTGAGCCCTCTGGGAAATGGGAACCGTCGGGACATCCTGTACCTGGACACGAACCCATCGCTGTCCACCAACCGCCCGATCGAATCGCTCCTCTCGACGGCCGCCCACGAGTACCAGCACCTGATTCATTTCAACTACGATCTTGATGAAGAAAGTTTTGTCAATGAAGGGCTTTCCGAATGGGCCGAGGTGATGAACGGCTACGGCCGACGGGCCATGAGCTACCTGAGCGACGTCTCCCACTACAACGTGCCCATTTTCCGCTGGTCTGAAGACAACGTGAACGTGCTGGACGACTACGAACGTGCCGGGCTGTTCACCACCTATCTGGAAGACCGCATCGGCTGGGAGGCCGTGGGAGCCATCACCCGAGATCCCCAGAGTGGATTCTTCACCTATCAGAATGCCCTCTCTTCTCGGGGGCTTTCCTTCTACCCGGTTCTTCTGGACTTTCACACGGCCAACTTTCTGAACAATCGCAGTGTGAATCCCGCGTACGGTTACAGCCGCACCGACTTTCAGAACCTGGGAGCTGCCCCCTCGGTCGTCTACAACGGCCGTATCGCTACCCAGACGCCCGATACGACGATTACGGTAGCCGCCGGTGGTGTGCAGTATCTGGTGTGGCAGCATGTGCGGGATCTGCAGGTCACGCTTTCTGGCCCTACGCTGGTCATCCGCGCGCTGAAGTATCCGGAAGGCGGAGGCATTGTGGCTGAAGACCTGGATCCCGGAACTTCCCCCTTCACCTTTACCGGCGCGTACGAACAGGTGGTGCTGATCGTTACGCGCACTTCCACCTCCGGAAGCTCGCAGGTCACCTACAGCGCCACCTGGAGCTCGGACCAGACCTTCACCAGCCAGATTGCCCAGTTCGACAACGGCCAGGCCCTTGAGTTTATCCTTTCCGGTGGCCTGGAGCTGCTCACCCGCTTCGACAATCCGCAACCGGGCTACACGCTCCTGGGGCGCGTCTATCTGCCCCTGTATTTCTACAGCCAGTTCAGCAACGGACCGCCTGCCACCGAACCCCGCGACTTCACACTGACCGTGCGGGCCGCCCAGCCCGACGGCACCCCGGGAGACGTACTCTTTGAAACCACCATGGATGATCCGCGCGGTTATCAAGGAGTTACCTCTAACACCCTGCAGTTTGCTGAAATTGACCTCTTTCCCTATGCCGCCCAGATCGGCGACCTGCCCGAGGTGCTGTTCATCGGCTACCGGGACGCCGGAACCGACACCAATTCCATCGTACTGGCGACCTCCAGCTATACCCCCGAAAACCGCTCATTCATCGGCCCGACCCAGCAGGGCTGGCGGGCGCTCTGGGATGTCACACTCACCAATGGTACCTCGCTCAACGGCCGGATCATTCCCATTCGGGTCGAATTCCTGGTCGGAAGCGAGCCGGTGCCGTCCGAACCGGTGGCCGAATTGCCGCGTGAACTGGCCCTGGAGCCGCCCTATCCCAACCCGTTCCGCACGACCGCGCTGCTGCGCTACCACCTGCCGGAGACCGGTCCCGTGCGGCTACGCGTCTTCGATCTGCTGGGCCGTGAGGTGGCCCGGCTGGTCGATGGCCCGCAACCGGCCGGCACGCACACGGTGCGCCTGGACGCCAGCGGCTGGGCCAGTGGCCTGTACCTGTGCGTGCTGGAAGCGGGCGGACGGCGAAGTGTGCAACGCCTGCAGGTGGTGCGCTGA
- a CDS encoding metal-dependent hydrolase, which yields MANYRGHLAGATAFFAVYLAGLFYVFSIDAAYTRFTLLELVAYPLALFGLCLMFALWPDVDTNSLGQTLFYWIFFLVDVVLIATRHFQEAAYLGLFAILPVLGKHRGWTHTWWAMLLIPSPLLLLPYLFFPERPLYGLPFYGAAVVGYLSHLVLDGVLFRIRRRRAYR from the coding sequence GTGGCAAACTATCGCGGACATCTGGCCGGGGCCACGGCCTTCTTTGCCGTGTACCTGGCCGGATTGTTCTACGTGTTTTCGATCGACGCGGCCTACACCCGCTTCACGCTGCTGGAGCTGGTGGCCTACCCGCTGGCCCTGTTCGGCCTCTGCCTGATGTTTGCGCTCTGGCCCGACGTAGATACGAATTCGCTGGGCCAGACGCTTTTCTACTGGATTTTTTTCCTGGTCGACGTGGTGCTGATTGCCACGCGCCACTTCCAGGAAGCCGCCTACCTGGGGTTGTTCGCCATCCTGCCCGTACTGGGCAAGCACCGGGGCTGGACGCACACCTGGTGGGCCATGCTGCTCATCCCCTCGCCGCTGCTCCTGCTACCCTACCTGTTCTTCCCGGAGCGGCCGCTCTACGGCCTGCCCTTCTACGGGGCGGCTGTCGTGGGTTACCTGAGCCACCTGGTACTCGACGGCGTGCTGTTTCGCATCCGCCGACGCCGCGCCTATCGCTGA
- a CDS encoding YqgE/AlgH family protein, which yields MESPTLRPGILLIAPPMLEDPNFWRTVVLLCAHGEDGSFGLILNRPTTLTLREVLDVPVSYPLFMGGPVQPDTLHILHRLGDKIPEAQPVVDGVYWGGEVEALLDRLRTNPPEPDDMRFFLGYSGWAPGQLEAEYEAGGWILAPAHAANVFEDTPEKLWRTVLRRMGGEYALLANFPDDPRLN from the coding sequence ATGGAGTCGCCGACGCTGCGTCCCGGAATCCTGCTCATCGCGCCCCCCATGCTGGAAGACCCGAACTTCTGGCGCACGGTGGTGCTGCTGTGCGCGCACGGCGAAGACGGGAGTTTCGGGCTGATTCTGAACCGGCCGACTACGCTGACGCTTCGCGAGGTGCTCGACGTGCCCGTCTCCTATCCGCTGTTCATGGGAGGCCCCGTTCAACCCGACACGTTGCACATCCTGCACCGGCTGGGCGACAAAATTCCCGAGGCGCAACCCGTGGTGGACGGCGTCTACTGGGGCGGTGAGGTGGAAGCCCTGCTGGACCGGCTGCGCACGAATCCACCGGAGCCCGACGACATGCGTTTCTTCCTGGGCTATTCGGGCTGGGCGCCGGGACAGCTCGAAGCCGAATACGAGGCGGGCGGCTGGATTCTCGCCCCGGCCCACGCGGCCAACGTATTTGAGGACACGCCCGAAAAGCTCTGGCGCACGGTGCTGCGCCGCATGGGCGGCGAGTATGCGCTGCTGGCCAACTTTCCGGACGATCCCCGCCTGAACTGA
- the aroQ gene encoding type II 3-dehydroquinate dehydratase → MKILVLNGPNLNLLGKREPAIYGRITLQQLEKMLREAFPDVTLEFVQSNHEGELIDQLHRAEAEHFDGVVFNPGGYTHTSVAIRDAVAAISVPVVEVHLSNLHAREPFRQHSLTAAVCEGQIVGLGAIGYRLAIEYLVERARQKPKR, encoded by the coding sequence ATGAAAATTCTCGTATTGAACGGTCCCAATCTGAACCTGCTGGGCAAGCGCGAGCCGGCCATTTACGGACGCATCACGCTGCAGCAATTAGAAAAAATGCTCCGGGAAGCGTTTCCAGACGTCACGCTCGAGTTCGTGCAGAGCAACCACGAAGGCGAGCTGATCGATCAACTCCACCGGGCCGAAGCCGAGCACTTCGACGGCGTCGTCTTCAACCCGGGCGGCTACACGCACACGTCGGTGGCCATCCGCGATGCAGTGGCGGCCATCTCGGTGCCCGTGGTGGAGGTGCATCTTTCGAATCTGCACGCTCGGGAGCCCTTCCGGCAACACTCGCTGACGGCGGCCGTATGTGAGGGTCAGATCGTCGGCCTGGGAGCTATCGGCTACCGGCTGGCGATTGAGTATCTTGTAGAACGTGCGCGCCAGAAGCCCAAACGCTAA
- a CDS encoding aldo/keto reductase, whose protein sequence is MQTYRIPHTDLEVSRLAYGCMHLGGPWEAETLSDEVRRRAAEAVQTALEVGINLFDHADIYSRGKSEAVFGELLKAGLVRRDEIVLQTKCGIRFKDDPPGTPQRYDFSYEHIVRSVEGSLRRLQTDYVDLLLLHRPDPLMEPEEVARAFDELHRSGKVRYFGVSNHTAAQMALLARYVDQPLVVNQLELSLLHAHLIEDGIVANHDNASAYAGVTGLLDYCRLHEVLVQAWSPVARGHLIDPPAEADGRTLRAAEAVAQLAEARQTTREAVALAWLLRHPAPIQPIIGTLRPERIRASAQADAVALTREEWYALLTAARGERVP, encoded by the coding sequence ATGCAGACGTATCGCATCCCGCACACGGATCTGGAGGTCTCGCGCCTTGCCTACGGCTGCATGCATCTGGGCGGACCCTGGGAGGCCGAGACCCTTTCGGACGAAGTGCGCCGCCGGGCCGCCGAGGCCGTGCAGACGGCCCTGGAAGTCGGCATCAACCTGTTCGATCACGCCGACATCTACAGCCGGGGCAAATCCGAGGCGGTCTTTGGCGAGCTGCTGAAAGCAGGGCTCGTGCGGCGCGACGAGATCGTGCTCCAGACCAAATGCGGCATTCGGTTCAAGGACGATCCGCCGGGCACGCCGCAGCGCTACGATTTCAGCTACGAGCACATCGTGCGCTCGGTCGAGGGCAGCCTGCGCCGGTTGCAGACGGATTATGTGGATCTGTTGCTATTGCACCGGCCGGATCCGCTGATGGAGCCGGAAGAGGTGGCGCGAGCATTCGACGAACTTCACCGGAGCGGCAAGGTGCGTTACTTCGGCGTGAGCAACCATACGGCCGCCCAGATGGCGTTGCTGGCTCGATACGTGGATCAGCCGCTGGTAGTCAATCAGCTCGAACTCAGTCTGCTGCATGCCCACCTGATCGAAGACGGCATCGTGGCCAACCACGACAACGCCTCGGCCTATGCCGGCGTGACGGGGTTGCTCGACTACTGTCGGTTGCACGAGGTGCTGGTGCAGGCCTGGTCGCCGGTAGCCAGAGGGCATCTGATCGATCCGCCGGCCGAAGCGGACGGCCGCACGCTCCGCGCGGCCGAGGCCGTGGCGCAACTGGCCGAGGCGCGGCAGACCACCCGCGAGGCCGTTGCGCTGGCCTGGCTGCTTCGTCATCCGGCGCCCATTCAGCCGATCATCGGCACGTTGCGGCCCGAGCGCATCCGCGCCAGCGCGCAGGCCGACGCCGTTGCGCTGACGCGCGAGGAGTGGTACGCGCTGCTGACGGCGGCCCGCGGCGAGCGCGTGCCCTGA
- a CDS encoding PAS domain-containing protein, with protein MRRAARLILISGDEGLEAQLSSWLERAGVQVCERFPSLQALITHWHALEADPPDLVLVDLNLPDYQGLDAFAEVKVRAINIPVVALIDRSEAMLGPHLLQMGTADYLLRDALSAPLLEHVVQRAWERQRVQNNLSEYLQELYASEARFRAILQHYPDGLLILDAEGRILMANEEAQRLLGYAEAHLVGQPLEAFVQEETPGFVRALRAPGSSRLRLRIIPCEEDDPCQLVLLRPLTEAEQQERFASNASETLPEVILEALDEAVLVVDEVGRVVYANRTARTLLGEPHRQITGRPLNGMLTALMPGERFDRMMSWLELHGGIWQGIRRLESRSGSVQTFQVQLRLLSEPIFGMVIVLRPVVGEVPIG; from the coding sequence ATGCGCAGAGCCGCCCGACTGATTCTGATCAGCGGTGATGAGGGGCTGGAAGCTCAACTGAGCAGCTGGCTTGAGCGCGCCGGGGTGCAGGTGTGCGAACGGTTTCCTTCGCTGCAGGCGCTGATCACTCACTGGCATGCTCTGGAAGCAGATCCGCCCGATCTTGTGCTGGTCGATCTGAACCTGCCTGATTATCAGGGACTCGATGCGTTTGCCGAGGTCAAAGTACGCGCCATCAACATTCCGGTCGTGGCACTGATCGACCGGAGCGAAGCCATGCTGGGGCCGCACCTGCTGCAGATGGGCACGGCCGACTACCTGCTCCGGGATGCGCTGAGTGCGCCGCTGTTGGAGCACGTGGTACAACGGGCCTGGGAGCGGCAACGCGTGCAGAACAACCTTTCGGAATACCTGCAGGAGCTGTACGCCAGCGAAGCCCGCTTTCGGGCGATTCTGCAACATTATCCAGACGGGTTGCTGATTCTGGATGCCGAAGGGCGCATTCTGATGGCCAACGAGGAGGCGCAGCGACTGCTGGGTTACGCCGAGGCGCATCTGGTTGGGCAGCCGCTCGAAGCCTTTGTACAGGAAGAAACACCGGGCTTTGTCCGAGCGCTCCGAGCACCCGGGTCGAGCCGGCTTCGGCTACGCATCATTCCCTGTGAGGAGGATGATCCCTGCCAGTTGGTACTGTTGCGACCACTGACCGAGGCCGAACAACAGGAGCGGTTTGCGTCGAACGCTTCCGAGACGCTGCCGGAGGTCATTCTGGAAGCGCTCGACGAAGCCGTGCTGGTGGTCGATGAAGTCGGACGTGTGGTGTATGCCAACCGCACGGCACGGACGCTGCTGGGCGAGCCGCATCGCCAGATCACAGGCCGGCCACTCAACGGAATGCTCACGGCGCTTATGCCGGGCGAGCGGTTCGATCGGATGATGTCCTGGCTGGAGTTGCACGGAGGCATCTGGCAGGGAATCCGAAGACTGGAAAGCCGGAGCGGTAGCGTGCAGACGTTTCAGGTGCAGCTCCGGTTGCTTTCGGAACCGATATTCGGGATGGTGATCGTGCTGCGTCCAGTGGTGGGCGAGGTGCCGATTGGTTGA
- a CDS encoding MBL fold metallo-hydrolase, whose protein sequence is MRVTLLGTGTSTGVPVIGCTCRVCRSSDPRDKRTRCACYIEANGLSILIDTGPDFRQQALREGIRRLDAVLYTHHHFDHVAGIDDLRPFFFENDRPIPCYAPPNTARVLYRMYAYIFADGTYPGVPRLRLHAVEGPFEVTSRYGDGSRVRVEPIEVLHGQLPMYGYRIGRFAYLTDASRIPETSYERLRDLDVLVLDALRERPHPTHFSIDEAIRVARRIGARQTYFIHMTHEVLHAEVDARLPESINLAYDGLQFTCRLTTS, encoded by the coding sequence CTGCGGGTGACGCTGCTGGGCACCGGCACGTCCACCGGCGTGCCGGTCATCGGGTGCACCTGTCGCGTCTGCCGCTCCTCCGACCCGCGCGACAAACGCACGCGCTGCGCCTGCTACATCGAGGCCAACGGCCTGAGCATCCTGATCGACACCGGCCCGGACTTCCGCCAGCAGGCGCTGCGCGAGGGCATCCGGCGTCTGGACGCTGTGCTCTACACGCATCACCACTTCGACCACGTGGCCGGCATCGACGACCTGCGGCCGTTCTTCTTCGAGAACGACCGTCCCATCCCCTGCTATGCCCCGCCCAACACGGCCCGCGTGCTCTACCGGATGTACGCCTACATTTTCGCCGACGGCACCTATCCCGGCGTGCCCCGGCTGCGCCTGCACGCCGTCGAAGGCCCCTTCGAGGTCACCAGCCGCTACGGCGACGGCAGCCGCGTGCGCGTGGAGCCCATCGAGGTGCTGCACGGCCAGCTTCCCATGTACGGCTACCGCATCGGCCGCTTTGCCTACCTGACCGACGCCAGCCGCATTCCGGAAACCAGCTACGAACGCCTTCGGGATCTGGATGTGCTCGTGCTCGACGCGCTGCGCGAGCGGCCCCATCCCACGCACTTTTCCATCGACGAAGCCATCCGGGTGGCCCGACGCATCGGCGCCCGCCAGACCTATTTCATCCACATGACCCACGAGGTGCTGCACGCCGAAGTGGACGCCCGCCTGCCTGAAAGCATCAACCTGGCCTACGATGGCCTGCAGTTCACCTGCCGCCTCACCACTTCTTAA
- a CDS encoding lipopolysaccharide biosynthesis protein, whose product MPAGRLRQLASETAIYGLSSILARLLNFLLFPFYSHVFAPDAYGVISIVYTAFLFFNIVYQYGMESAYLRFAVEADEDGRRRVFSTAVGSLLGTSLVLSALIVLFPAPVAALIDLEARYRWLLYYMAAILVLDTLAVVPFAELRLRNRAWRFALIRLAGVAVNIGLNVLLLVGLHMGVAGVFMANAAASATTLLLLTPEFLRLWRPVFDAGLWRQLLRFGLPFLPGGLGYAITDRINLLFLKRMTPEQVRRLYGDRFDLEALAHEAERAARAVLERASGVLTPEVQQRMAEAAQAVYGNHVVGVYNGVLKLAIFLMLVVQMFRFAWQPFFLQHARDPDAPQLFARVFSLLTAVSLLVLLSVSFFADEIVRLPLPGGYALINPRYWTGLFIVPVALLGYVFQGWYYVFSVGAYLRHRTALFIPATLAGAAVALLFNALLVPRLGMLGAAWATTLAYATMALALWGLTRLHYAVPYRWGQVLALGAWSALLFGVWHTWPALQRPLFELLLLVGWAAALPVLRVVTPAELRTLLRRRPPSA is encoded by the coding sequence ATGCCTGCGGGACGCCTGCGCCAGCTCGCCTCCGAAACGGCCATCTACGGGCTGTCGTCCATCCTGGCCCGGCTGCTCAACTTTCTCCTTTTTCCCTTCTACTCGCACGTCTTTGCACCCGACGCCTATGGCGTCATCTCTATCGTCTATACGGCTTTCCTGTTCTTCAACATCGTCTACCAGTACGGCATGGAATCGGCCTACCTGCGCTTTGCCGTGGAGGCCGACGAGGACGGACGTCGACGCGTCTTCAGCACGGCCGTCGGTTCGCTGCTGGGCACCTCGCTGGTGCTCTCTGCGCTGATCGTGCTGTTCCCTGCGCCCGTGGCCGCCCTGATCGATCTGGAGGCCCGCTACCGATGGCTGCTCTACTACATGGCCGCGATTCTGGTGCTCGACACACTGGCCGTCGTACCCTTTGCCGAGCTGCGGCTGCGCAACCGCGCCTGGCGCTTCGCGCTGATCCGGCTGGCCGGCGTGGCGGTCAACATCGGCCTGAACGTGCTGCTGCTGGTGGGGCTGCACATGGGCGTGGCGGGCGTCTTCATGGCAAACGCTGCAGCGTCGGCCACCACCCTGCTGCTGCTGACGCCGGAATTTCTGCGGCTCTGGCGCCCGGTGTTCGATGCCGGACTCTGGCGCCAACTCCTGCGCTTCGGCTTGCCCTTTCTGCCCGGCGGGCTGGGCTATGCCATCACGGATCGCATCAACCTGCTGTTTCTGAAGCGCATGACGCCGGAGCAGGTACGCCGGCTCTACGGCGATCGGTTCGATCTGGAGGCGCTCGCCCACGAGGCCGAACGGGCGGCCCGCGCCGTGCTGGAACGGGCCAGCGGCGTACTGACGCCCGAGGTGCAGCAGCGCATGGCCGAGGCCGCCCAGGCCGTCTACGGCAACCACGTGGTGGGCGTCTACAACGGCGTGCTCAAGCTGGCCATCTTTCTGATGCTGGTGGTGCAGATGTTCCGGTTTGCCTGGCAACCGTTCTTCCTGCAGCACGCCCGCGATCCGGACGCCCCTCAGCTCTTCGCCCGCGTCTTCTCGCTGCTGACGGCCGTCAGCCTGCTGGTGCTGCTGAGCGTCTCGTTTTTTGCCGACGAGATCGTCCGCCTGCCCCTGCCCGGCGGCTACGCGCTGATCAACCCGCGCTACTGGACGGGGCTGTTCATCGTGCCGGTGGCGCTGCTGGGCTATGTGTTTCAGGGCTGGTACTACGTGTTCTCGGTGGGCGCCTACCTCCGACACCGCACAGCGCTGTTCATTCCGGCCACGCTGGCCGGAGCGGCCGTGGCGCTGCTGTTCAACGCGCTGCTGGTGCCCCGGCTGGGCATGCTGGGAGCCGCCTGGGCCACCACGCTGGCCTATGCCACCATGGCACTTGCGCTCTGGGGACTGACCCGCCTGCACTACGCGGTACCCTACCGATGGGGTCAGGTGCTGGCGCTGGGCGCCTGGAGCGCGCTCCTCTTCGGCGTCTGGCATACGTGGCCGGCGCTGCAGCGGCCCCTTTTCGAGCTGCTCCTGCTCGTCGGATGGGCGGCCGCCCTGCCCGTGCTCCGCGTGGTCACCCCCGCCGAGCTGCGCACGCTGCTCCGACGCCGCCCGCCCTCAGCGTAG